A single genomic interval of Shewanella halotolerans harbors:
- the arsB gene encoding ACR3 family arsenite efflux transporter, whose translation MGLFERYLSVWVGLAIVAGVGLGYLLPEQFALIASFEYASVNLLIAVLIWVMIYPMMVQIDFSAVKDVGKRPKGLLLTLVVNWLIKPFTMALLGWLFFRVLFASWVDPQTASEYIAGMILLGVAPCTAMVFVWSQLTKGNPNYTLVQVSVNDIIMVFAFAPICAFLLGVSDIQVPWQTLLISVVLYVVLPLVAGIVTRNVLNKKGHASGVEAFVARLKPWSILGLLATVVLLFGLQANTILAQPQNILLIAIPLLLQTYGIFFIAYLAAKRMRLEQDVAAPACMIATSNFFELAVAVAISLFGLHSGAALATVVGVLVEVPVMLSLVAFVNRDKTNYLRGLGKA comes from the coding sequence ATGGGATTATTTGAGCGTTATCTGAGTGTCTGGGTGGGGCTGGCCATAGTCGCCGGCGTCGGCCTGGGTTATCTGCTGCCGGAGCAGTTTGCCCTGATCGCCTCGTTCGAGTACGCCAGCGTCAATCTGCTGATCGCTGTGCTTATTTGGGTGATGATCTATCCCATGATGGTGCAGATCGACTTCTCTGCGGTAAAGGATGTGGGCAAGCGTCCCAAGGGGCTGCTGCTGACCTTGGTGGTGAACTGGCTGATTAAGCCTTTTACCATGGCGCTGCTGGGCTGGCTTTTCTTTCGTGTGCTGTTTGCCTCCTGGGTCGATCCCCAAACCGCCAGCGAGTATATCGCCGGCATGATCTTACTGGGCGTCGCGCCCTGTACCGCCATGGTGTTTGTCTGGAGTCAGCTCACCAAGGGCAATCCTAACTACACACTAGTGCAGGTGTCGGTGAACGACATCATCATGGTGTTCGCCTTCGCCCCCATCTGCGCCTTCCTGCTTGGGGTGAGTGATATTCAGGTGCCCTGGCAGACCCTGCTGATCTCTGTGGTGCTCTACGTGGTACTGCCCCTAGTGGCGGGTATTGTGACGCGCAACGTATTGAATAAAAAGGGGCATGCCTCGGGTGTCGAGGCCTTCGTCGCCCGCCTCAAGCCCTGGTCTATCCTGGGCCTGCTGGCCACAGTTGTGCTGCTGTTTGGCCTGCAGGCCAATACCATATTGGCTCAGCCACAAAACATCTTGCTGATCGCCATCCCCTTGCTGCTGCAGACCTACGGCATCTTCTTCATTGCCTATCTGGCGGCCAAGCGGATGAGGCTAGAGCAGGATGTGGCGGCGCCCGCCTGCATGATAGCCACCTCTAATTTCTTCGAACTGGCGGTGGCCGTGGCCATCTCCCTGTTTGGTCTGCACTCGGGGGCAGCCCTGGCTACTGTGGTGGGGGTGCTGGTGGAGGTGCCTGTGATGCTCTCCCTGGTGGCCTTCGTCAATCGGGATAAAACCAATTACCTGCGCGGTCTGGGCAAGGCCTAG
- a CDS encoding metalloregulator ArsR/SmtB family transcription factor — protein sequence MAVAIFKALSDETRLLSLLLIQAEGELCVCELMVALDESQPKVSRHLAQLRKAELLSDRRQGQWVFYRINPELPEWTGEVIQKTLAGNPQLLSQAQARLAEMGQRPERVQVCCKG from the coding sequence ATGGCTGTTGCAATCTTTAAAGCCCTTTCCGATGAGACCCGTCTGCTGAGCCTGCTGCTGATCCAAGCCGAGGGCGAGCTGTGTGTGTGCGAGTTGATGGTGGCGCTGGACGAGAGTCAGCCCAAGGTCTCGCGTCATCTAGCACAGCTACGCAAGGCCGAGCTGCTGAGCGATCGCCGCCAGGGCCAGTGGGTGTTCTACCGCATCAACCCTGAGCTGCCCGAATGGACGGGCGAGGTGATCCAAAAGACGCTGGCGGGTAACCCTCAGCTATTGAGTCAGGCTCAGGCCAGGTTGGCCGAGATGGGTCAGCGCCCCGAGCGGGTGCAAGTCTGTTGTAAGGGATAA
- a CDS encoding PspC domain-containing protein, producing the protein MTDLEKIKILTRGEKGVIAGVCSGLADYFGWRVNGLRVAFVLSSLFFFLPVFAYLVCWLVLPKYPTTQAMRRQLQRKASQAR; encoded by the coding sequence ATGACGGATTTAGAAAAAATTAAGATTTTAACCCGGGGTGAGAAGGGCGTTATCGCCGGTGTCTGCTCTGGGTTGGCCGACTATTTCGGTTGGCGAGTCAACGGACTGCGGGTTGCTTTTGTTCTTAGCAGCCTATTCTTCTTCCTACCTGTGTTCGCCTATCTGGTGTGCTGGTTAGTATTGCCCAAATATCCCACAACCCAAGCGATGCGCCGTCAGTTGCAGCGAAAGGCCAGCCAAGCTCGTTGA
- a CDS encoding DUF2938 domain-containing protein gives MSPLIDCLLIGLGATLIMDLWGLLRHPLLGMPLPSYYLVGRWLGHMPKGQFRHQAITEAAPIPGETLIGWLAHYLIGVSFAALLLLVTGSKWLTSPSLTPALAVGLVTVLAPFLLMQPGMGAGIAASRLPNPGRARLHSLITHGIFGLGLYLSALCLRLFH, from the coding sequence ATGTCTCCCCTTATCGACTGCCTCCTCATCGGCCTGGGCGCCACCCTGATCATGGATCTTTGGGGCCTGCTGCGTCATCCCCTTCTGGGTATGCCGCTGCCCAGCTATTATCTGGTGGGCCGCTGGCTGGGCCACATGCCCAAGGGTCAGTTTCGTCACCAGGCGATTACCGAGGCCGCCCCCATCCCAGGTGAGACCCTCATAGGTTGGTTGGCCCACTATCTTATCGGCGTTAGCTTTGCCGCCCTCTTGCTGCTCGTCACCGGCTCAAAATGGCTCACCAGCCCAAGCCTGACCCCCGCCCTCGCGGTGGGCCTAGTCACTGTGCTCGCCCCCTTCTTGCTGATGCAACCCGGCATGGGCGCAGGCATCGCCGCCTCACGTCTGCCGAACCCAGGCCGGGCTCGACTACACAGCCTGATCACCCATGGCATATTCGGGCTCGGCCTCTATCTCTCGGCCCTCTGCCTCCGACTCTTTCACTGA
- the arsJ gene encoding organoarsenical effux MFS transporter ArsJ produces MLASLRALPSEMRQYLLVTGNYWAFTLTDGALRMLVVLHFHQLGYSPLSIAMLFLFYEIFGVVTNLVGGYLGARLGLNRTMNIGLGLQVVALGMLLVPSSWLVVSWVMAAQALSGIAKDLNKMSAKSSVKMLVAKGEEGRLYKYIAVLTGSKNALKGAGFFLGGALLALLGFKGAIGLMAALLTIVWLVSIIKLKQDLGKAKNKPKFTELFSKSRAINILSAARMCLFAARDVWFVVALPVYLASQFGWDHYQVGGFLALWIIGYGAVQSLAPRVTGKASGQVPDGRSAMWWAGALTIIPALIAYLMNGELAAQAPEFNLGVLLLGLMLFGAVFAVNSSLHSYLIVSYASDDGVSLDVGFYYMANAMGRLLGTILSGWVYQAYGLGACLWISTGLLGLTVVISVGLPRR; encoded by the coding sequence ATGCTTGCCAGCCTGCGCGCCCTGCCAAGCGAGATGCGCCAGTATCTCTTGGTAACCGGCAACTACTGGGCCTTCACCCTTACCGACGGCGCGCTGCGCATGTTGGTGGTGCTGCACTTTCACCAGCTTGGCTATTCGCCGCTGTCCATCGCCATGCTGTTTCTCTTCTACGAGATCTTCGGCGTGGTCACCAACCTGGTGGGCGGCTATCTGGGGGCGCGCCTCGGGCTCAATCGCACCATGAATATCGGCCTCGGGTTGCAGGTGGTGGCCTTGGGCATGCTCTTGGTGCCTAGTAGCTGGCTTGTCGTGTCTTGGGTGATGGCGGCCCAGGCGCTATCGGGGATCGCCAAAGATCTCAATAAGATGAGTGCCAAGAGCAGCGTCAAGATGCTGGTGGCCAAGGGGGAAGAGGGCAGGCTGTATAAGTATATCGCCGTGCTGACCGGCTCTAAGAATGCCCTCAAGGGGGCAGGCTTCTTCCTCGGCGGCGCCCTGTTGGCGCTGCTGGGCTTCAAGGGGGCGATCGGTCTGATGGCGGCTTTGCTGACTATCGTCTGGCTGGTGAGCATCATCAAGCTCAAGCAAGATCTCGGCAAGGCCAAGAACAAGCCTAAGTTTACCGAGCTGTTTTCCAAGAGCCGGGCGATCAACATACTCTCGGCGGCGCGCATGTGCCTGTTTGCCGCCCGCGATGTCTGGTTTGTGGTGGCGTTGCCCGTCTATCTCGCAAGTCAATTTGGCTGGGACCACTATCAGGTGGGTGGCTTCCTGGCGCTGTGGATCATCGGCTATGGCGCGGTGCAAAGCCTAGCCCCCAGGGTTACGGGCAAGGCCAGCGGCCAGGTGCCCGACGGGCGCAGCGCCATGTGGTGGGCAGGTGCCCTGACAATTATTCCCGCGCTGATCGCCTATTTGATGAATGGTGAGTTAGCGGCCCAGGCGCCCGAATTCAATCTCGGTGTGTTGCTACTTGGCCTGATGCTGTTTGGCGCCGTGTTTGCGGTGAACTCCTCCCTGCACAGTTACCTGATTGTCAGCTATGCCAGCGACGATGGTGTCTCCCTGGATGTGGGCTTCTACTACATGGCCAATGCCATGGGGCGCCTGTTGGGCACTATCCTCTCAGGCTGGGTGTACCAGGCCTATGGGCTGGGGGCTTGCCTGTGGATCTCTACAGGGCTGCTCGGGCTGACGGTTGTAATAAGCGTGGGACTGCCGAGGCGCTAG
- the yjgA gene encoding ribosome biogenesis factor YjgA translates to MNIVGDSEHFKQPFDHDDDYVSRADIKREIAIYQELGKKLVSLSKSQLKKLELDELLHDNILKAKTIRINSEAHRRQLHYVGKLMRSVDIDELQENLKNVLNQNRNESSKQNVAEKQKDHLLTGGDEAIQALLEQHPGLERQKLRQLVRQANKELAKQPEVASKSAAELVKYLRAETGE, encoded by the coding sequence ATGAATATTGTTGGCGACTCAGAACACTTTAAACAGCCCTTCGATCATGACGATGATTACGTCAGCAGAGCCGATATAAAGCGCGAAATTGCCATTTACCAAGAGCTAGGTAAGAAACTGGTCTCCCTCAGCAAGAGTCAGCTGAAGAAGCTTGAGCTGGATGAGCTGCTACACGACAACATCTTGAAGGCCAAGACTATCCGTATCAACAGCGAGGCTCACCGCCGCCAGCTGCACTATGTGGGTAAACTGATGCGCAGCGTCGATATCGACGAGCTGCAGGAAAACCTGAAGAACGTGCTTAACCAGAACCGCAACGAAAGCTCTAAGCAGAACGTCGCCGAGAAGCAGAAAGATCATCTGCTGACAGGCGGTGATGAGGCGATTCAGGCCCTGCTCGAGCAGCATCCCGGCCTCGAGCGCCAGAAGCTACGCCAGCTGGTGAGACAGGCCAACAAGGAGCTAGCTAAACAGCCTGAGGTGGCCTCTAAGTCAGCCGCCGAGCTGGTGAAGTACTTGCGCGCCGAGACCGGCGAATAG
- the pmbA gene encoding metalloprotease PmbA codes for MASPSIETELNSLKDAVSMALEYAAKLGTSGAEVAISKQQGLSVSTRLKEVETVEFNKDGALGITLFRDGCKGSSSTSDLSPEAIRRAVKAADDIARFTSEDPFNGLADAELMAKQIEDLKLYYPHDTTPAELEALAARAETAALDADARIKNSDGASANAHTGAKVYGNSHGFLNGYVSSRYSLSCVVIGEQDGHMQRDYDYTVARRFDDLWTPEAVGQQAAKKTLSRLGARKIATTKLPILFAPDVATGLMGHLVGAISGSSLYRKSSFLLDAIDTQIFPEWFTIAEQPHLKGALASAWYDSEGVATIDRNIIDSGVLSTYLLTSYSARKLGLTNTGHAGGIYNWTLSHTGQTFDELVKQMGTGLIVTEVMGQGVNGVTGDYSRGAAGFYVENGEILYPVEEITIAGNLKEMYRNMVAVGKEQDLRSSIRTGAILLDEMKIAGN; via the coding sequence GTGGCTTCTCCAAGCATCGAAACCGAATTGAATTCATTGAAAGACGCCGTGTCTATGGCATTGGAATATGCCGCCAAGTTGGGCACCTCGGGGGCCGAAGTGGCCATCAGCAAGCAGCAGGGACTCTCTGTCTCGACGCGCTTGAAAGAGGTGGAGACCGTTGAGTTTAATAAAGATGGTGCATTGGGGATCACCTTGTTTCGAGATGGCTGCAAGGGTAGCTCGTCGACCTCAGATCTGAGCCCAGAGGCGATTCGCCGTGCCGTGAAGGCCGCCGACGATATCGCCCGCTTTACTTCGGAAGACCCATTTAATGGCCTGGCCGATGCCGAGCTGATGGCTAAGCAGATCGAAGATCTCAAGCTCTACTATCCCCACGATACCACGCCCGCCGAGCTCGAAGCCCTGGCGGCCCGCGCCGAAACTGCGGCCCTGGATGCCGATGCCCGCATTAAAAACTCCGACGGTGCCAGCGCCAACGCCCATACGGGTGCCAAGGTGTATGGTAACAGCCATGGCTTCCTCAACGGTTACGTCAGCTCACGCTACAGCCTGAGCTGTGTGGTGATCGGCGAGCAAGATGGCCATATGCAGCGTGACTATGACTATACCGTCGCCCGCCGCTTCGATGATCTGTGGACGCCAGAGGCCGTGGGCCAGCAGGCAGCCAAGAAGACACTGAGTCGTCTTGGCGCGCGTAAGATTGCCACCACTAAGCTGCCGATTCTGTTCGCCCCCGATGTGGCCACTGGCCTCATGGGGCATCTGGTAGGCGCCATCAGCGGCAGTAGCCTGTATCGCAAGTCGAGCTTTTTGCTCGATGCCATAGACACCCAGATCTTCCCCGAGTGGTTCACCATCGCCGAGCAGCCGCACCTCAAGGGCGCGCTGGCCAGTGCCTGGTATGACAGCGAAGGGGTGGCAACCATAGATCGCAACATCATCGACAGCGGCGTACTCTCGACTTACCTGCTGACCAGCTATTCGGCGCGCAAGTTAGGGCTGACTAACACAGGCCATGCCGGTGGCATCTACAACTGGACGCTGTCCCATACAGGACAGACCTTCGATGAGCTGGTGAAACAGATGGGCACAGGCCTTATCGTCACCGAGGTGATGGGTCAGGGTGTGAATGGCGTGACCGGCGACTATTCTCGCGGCGCCGCCGGTTTCTATGTGGAGAATGGCGAGATCCTCTATCCGGTGGAAGAGATCACCATAGCCGGTAATCTCAAGGAGATGTACCGCAATATGGTTGCCGTGGGTAAGGAGCAGGATCTTCGCTCCTCTATCCGCACCGGCGCTATTCTGCTTGACGAGATGAAGATTGCCGGTAACTAA
- a CDS encoding ABC transporter permease: protein MLLASLRRIKSITTKEIRQLKRDRITFGMVVMIPLIQLLLFGYAINTDVRNVPVVVVDQSHSAAGRWIVEAVKVTQVVSIEKHYASAEEAEAAITRGEVRAALILPPNLTEKLANGETLGQWVVDGSDTMVASAISQLRNMLLDQITGQDSQRLPTFEVALFYNPEQRSAVNIVPGLIAVILTMTMILFTSAAIVRERERGNLELLITTPIKPLELMLGKIVPYILVGLVQMTIILGLGYLIFDVPINGAIAQLLMGTLLFIAASLTLGLIISTIAKTQLQAMQMTIFIILPTILLSGFMFPFEAMPKPAQWIAELLPATHFMRIIRAIVLRGGALSDMQFDALWLIGFTLVGILVASLRFNKRLD, encoded by the coding sequence ATGTTACTGGCTAGCCTGAGACGGATAAAATCGATCACCACCAAGGAGATCCGCCAGCTCAAGCGGGATCGCATCACTTTCGGCATGGTGGTGATGATCCCCCTGATCCAGCTGTTGCTGTTTGGCTACGCCATCAATACCGATGTGCGTAACGTGCCCGTGGTGGTGGTGGATCAGAGCCACTCCGCCGCCGGGCGCTGGATCGTCGAGGCCGTCAAGGTGACTCAGGTGGTTAGCATAGAGAAGCACTACGCCAGCGCCGAGGAGGCCGAGGCCGCCATCACCCGCGGCGAGGTGCGCGCGGCGCTGATATTGCCCCCCAACCTTACCGAGAAGCTGGCCAACGGCGAGACGCTGGGCCAATGGGTGGTCGACGGTTCAGATACTATGGTGGCCTCGGCCATCAGCCAGCTGAGGAACATGCTGCTGGATCAGATCACGGGCCAGGACAGCCAACGACTGCCCACCTTCGAGGTCGCCCTCTTCTACAACCCAGAGCAGCGCTCGGCGGTCAACATAGTGCCAGGGCTGATCGCGGTGATCCTCACCATGACAATGATCCTCTTTACCTCGGCGGCCATAGTAAGAGAGCGCGAACGTGGCAACCTGGAGCTGCTGATCACCACCCCGATCAAGCCGTTAGAGTTGATGCTGGGTAAGATAGTCCCCTATATCCTGGTGGGGCTGGTGCAGATGACCATCATCCTCGGCCTTGGTTATCTTATCTTCGATGTGCCCATCAATGGCGCCATCGCCCAGCTGCTGATGGGCACCCTGCTCTTCATCGCCGCCAGCCTTACCCTGGGACTGATCATCTCCACCATCGCCAAGACCCAGCTGCAGGCGATGCAGATGACCATCTTCATCATACTGCCCACTATCTTGTTGTCGGGCTTTATGTTTCCCTTCGAGGCCATGCCCAAGCCGGCCCAGTGGATCGCCGAGCTGCTGCCCGCCACCCACTTCATGCGTATCATACGCGCCATCGTCCTGCGGGGCGGCGCCCTGAGCGACATGCAGTTCGATGCCCTCTGGCTTATCGGCTTCACCCTGGTCGGTATCCTGGTCGCCTCGCTGCGCTTCAATAAGCGCCTCGACTAA
- a CDS encoding alanine/glycine:cation symporter family protein, whose amino-acid sequence MEGITEFVSTINGFVWGTPMLVMILGVGLFLSFGLRLMPILKLGTGFKLLWSGRIPDKDKQMKGEISPFNALMTSLSATIGTGNIAGVATAIFIGGPGALFWMWCTALVGMATKFSEAVLAVKYREVDDNGNHIGGPMYYIKNGLGSKWAWLGTAFALFGSFAGFGIGNTVQANSVADALSSNFGVPTWVTGVVLMVLVGAVLMGGIKRIADVAGKLVPLMTVFYIAAGLSVIVVNAAAIPDAIALIVHSAFNPVAAQGGFAGAAVWAAVRFGVARGVFSNEAGLGSAPIAHAAAQTNNPVAQGLVAMLGTFIDTLVVCTITGLAIVVSGAWKSGENGAALTSYAFSHALPMGNYIVAIALSIFAFTTILGWSVYSEKCVQYLFGVRAVKPFRAIWVVVVPLGAVSSLDFIWLLADTLNAMMAIPNLIALTLLSPVVFGLTREYFIKKRQQAAEANS is encoded by the coding sequence ATGGAAGGTATTACTGAATTTGTCAGTACGATCAACGGGTTCGTATGGGGTACTCCCATGCTCGTGATGATCTTAGGCGTGGGACTCTTTCTCTCCTTTGGCTTGCGGTTGATGCCGATCCTCAAGCTGGGTACCGGCTTTAAGCTGCTCTGGTCCGGACGCATTCCCGACAAGGATAAGCAGATGAAGGGGGAGATCAGCCCCTTCAATGCCCTGATGACCTCGCTGTCGGCCACCATAGGCACGGGTAACATCGCAGGGGTGGCGACCGCCATCTTTATCGGTGGCCCAGGCGCCCTGTTTTGGATGTGGTGTACCGCTCTGGTGGGTATGGCAACCAAGTTTTCCGAGGCCGTGCTGGCGGTGAAATATCGTGAAGTCGACGACAACGGCAACCATATCGGTGGCCCTATGTACTACATCAAGAATGGTCTGGGCAGCAAGTGGGCCTGGCTGGGTACCGCCTTCGCCCTGTTTGGCTCCTTTGCCGGTTTCGGTATCGGCAACACGGTACAGGCCAACTCAGTGGCCGATGCCCTGAGCAGTAACTTCGGCGTGCCAACCTGGGTGACGGGTGTGGTGCTCATGGTGCTGGTGGGCGCCGTGCTGATGGGGGGCATCAAGCGTATCGCCGATGTGGCGGGTAAGCTGGTGCCTCTGATGACGGTATTCTATATCGCCGCCGGTCTGTCGGTGATAGTGGTTAATGCCGCAGCTATCCCAGATGCTATTGCTCTTATCGTTCACAGCGCCTTCAATCCTGTGGCGGCCCAGGGCGGTTTTGCCGGGGCGGCAGTATGGGCGGCGGTGCGCTTCGGTGTGGCCCGCGGCGTCTTCTCTAACGAGGCCGGACTGGGTAGTGCGCCTATTGCCCATGCGGCGGCGCAGACCAACAACCCTGTGGCTCAGGGCCTGGTGGCCATGCTGGGTACCTTCATCGATACCCTGGTAGTGTGTACCATTACCGGTCTGGCGATCGTAGTCTCCGGCGCCTGGAAATCGGGTGAGAATGGCGCGGCGCTGACCTCCTATGCCTTCTCCCATGCCCTGCCTATGGGTAATTATATCGTGGCTATCGCCCTCTCTATCTTTGCCTTCACCACTATCCTAGGCTGGAGCGTCTATAGCGAGAAGTGTGTGCAGTATCTGTTTGGTGTGCGCGCGGTAAAACCCTTCAGAGCCATCTGGGTAGTGGTGGTGCCGCTGGGGGCCGTCAGTTCGCTAGACTTCATCTGGCTGCTGGCCGATACCCTGAATGCCATGATGGCGATACCTAACCTGATCGCCCTAACGCTGCTCAGCCCTGTTGTTTTTGGATTGACTCGCGAATACTTCATCAAGAAGCGTCAGCAAGCAGCCGAAGCCAACAGCTAA
- a CDS encoding helix-turn-helix domain-containing protein codes for MDISQVAKRSGVPASTLRYYEERGLIRSLGRHGIRRQFSAEVLERLALIALGRSAGLSLDEIGSMLGTGGDPLIDRELLLRRADELERTILRMQAMRDGLRHAANCTAPSHMECPKFRRLMKAAAAGAFDPQDKPSLPRR; via the coding sequence ATGGATATTTCACAGGTCGCCAAGCGGTCGGGCGTGCCGGCGTCGACCCTGCGTTACTACGAAGAGCGGGGGTTGATTCGCTCGCTGGGACGTCATGGCATTCGTCGCCAATTTAGCGCCGAGGTGCTAGAGCGCTTGGCGTTGATCGCCCTCGGCCGCTCGGCGGGATTATCCCTCGATGAGATTGGCAGCATGCTAGGTACAGGCGGCGATCCCCTGATAGACAGAGAGCTGCTGCTGCGCCGGGCCGACGAGCTGGAGCGCACCATACTGAGGATGCAGGCGATGCGTGACGGTTTGAGACACGCCGCCAACTGCACCGCACCCAGTCACATGGAATGCCCCAAGTTTCGCCGTCTGATGAAGGCTGCCGCAGCCGGAGCATTTGATCCGCAGGATAAGCCGTCTCTGCCAAGGCGTTAG
- a CDS encoding ABC transporter permease has product MNFFALMFEELKAIVTDKAIAITLFGGVIFYSVLYPLPYLNEVPTRQQIVVVDGDHSSLSRLVIRHAQASPKLEVVAQLNDLTQAQAAVNSGQAHGYLVIPDGFRRDLLRQRGVTLAYGGDANYFLVYSAILEGLVSVGIDAGKYIQFQGLLARGEAAKQVQFELDPIHLNSVPAFNPSLGYTSYVVPGVLLLVLHQTLLIGTGILGAGQWQRQGYWRSVGLGQLLSARVATFGLIYSLFTAYYIGYCHYWYQVGVQGNLGQVCLFLLPFLLATSLAGIAFSSLFVRRDLPTQVLLLISMPILFVSGFVWPVELIPAPLQAVSQLIPGVVTIKGMLQLNQMGADWQSVAPLWWQLWGLVLFYLLLAYLGLRLRLATIKSPH; this is encoded by the coding sequence ATGAACTTTTTTGCCCTGATGTTTGAAGAGCTTAAGGCTATCGTTACCGACAAGGCGATCGCCATCACCCTGTTTGGCGGGGTGATCTTCTATTCGGTACTCTATCCTTTACCCTATCTTAACGAGGTGCCGACCCGGCAGCAGATAGTGGTGGTCGATGGCGACCACTCCAGCCTGAGCCGCCTGGTGATCCGCCATGCCCAGGCCAGCCCTAAGCTGGAGGTGGTGGCTCAGTTGAATGACCTGACCCAGGCCCAGGCCGCCGTTAACTCAGGGCAGGCCCATGGTTATCTGGTGATCCCCGACGGGTTTCGGCGGGATCTGCTGCGCCAGCGTGGCGTCACCCTGGCCTACGGCGGCGATGCCAACTATTTTCTGGTCTACTCGGCGATCCTCGAGGGCCTAGTGTCTGTGGGGATAGACGCAGGGAAATATATTCAGTTCCAGGGCCTGCTGGCCAGAGGTGAGGCGGCCAAGCAGGTTCAGTTTGAGCTGGATCCAATCCACCTTAACAGTGTTCCAGCCTTCAACCCCAGCCTGGGCTATACCTCCTACGTAGTGCCCGGCGTGCTCCTGTTGGTGTTGCATCAGACCCTGCTGATTGGTACCGGCATATTGGGCGCAGGTCAGTGGCAACGTCAGGGGTATTGGCGCAGCGTGGGGCTCGGGCAGCTGCTGAGCGCCAGGGTGGCTACCTTCGGCCTAATCTATAGCCTGTTTACCGCCTACTACATAGGCTACTGCCACTACTGGTATCAGGTGGGCGTACAGGGCAACTTGGGGCAGGTCTGCCTGTTTCTGCTGCCCTTCTTGCTGGCCACTAGCCTGGCCGGTATCGCCTTTAGCAGCCTGTTTGTGCGCCGGGATTTACCGACCCAGGTGCTGTTGCTGATCTCCATGCCCATCCTGTTTGTGTCGGGCTTCGTCTGGCCGGTTGAGCTGATCCCTGCGCCGCTGCAGGCCGTGTCTCAGCTGATCCCCGGGGTGGTGACCATCAAGGGGATGTTACAGCTTAATCAGATGGGGGCGGACTGGCAGAGCGTCGCGCCGCTATGGTGGCAGCTGTGGGGCCTGGTGCTCTTCTATCTGCTGCTGGCCTATCTCGGGCTGCGGCTCAGACTTGCGACAATAAAAAGCCCGCACTAG
- a CDS encoding ArsJ-associated glyceraldehyde-3-phosphate dehydrogenase, with protein MTIKVGINGFGRMGRLALRAAWEWDDIEFVQINDPAGDAATLAHLLTFDSIHGRWSHDAVAEGEQIIIGDKRINTSANRAIGDTDWSGCDLVIEASGVMKSKALLQAYLDQGVKRVVVTAPVKEEGVLNIVMGVNHQLYDKDKHPIVTAASCTTNCLAPVVKVLHEQIGIKHGSMTTIHDITNTQTILDAPHKDLRRARACGQSLIPTTTGSATAITHIFPELKGKLNGHAVRVPLANASITDCVFEMQRPVTEQEVNALFKAAAAGELKDILGYEERPLVSVDYKTDPRSSIVDALSTMVINGTQLKLYVWYDNEWGYANRTAELARMVGRMDKA; from the coding sequence ATGACAATCAAAGTGGGAATTAACGGCTTTGGCCGCATGGGACGCCTGGCGCTGCGCGCCGCCTGGGAGTGGGACGATATCGAGTTTGTGCAGATTAACGACCCGGCGGGCGATGCCGCCACCCTGGCGCATCTGCTGACCTTCGACTCCATCCATGGCCGCTGGAGCCATGATGCTGTCGCCGAGGGTGAGCAGATCATCATAGGTGACAAGCGCATCAACACCAGTGCCAACCGCGCCATCGGCGACACCGACTGGTCAGGCTGCGACCTGGTGATCGAGGCCTCTGGGGTGATGAAGTCTAAGGCACTGCTGCAGGCCTATCTGGATCAAGGCGTGAAGCGCGTGGTGGTGACAGCACCTGTGAAGGAAGAAGGTGTGCTCAACATCGTCATGGGGGTTAACCATCAGCTGTATGACAAGGATAAACATCCTATCGTCACCGCGGCCTCCTGCACCACCAACTGTTTGGCGCCTGTGGTCAAGGTGCTGCATGAGCAGATAGGTATAAAGCACGGCTCCATGACCACCATTCACGACATTACCAATACTCAGACCATTCTCGATGCGCCCCATAAGGATCTGCGCCGCGCCCGCGCCTGCGGTCAGTCGCTGATCCCCACCACCACGGGCTCGGCTACCGCCATCACCCATATCTTCCCCGAACTCAAGGGTAAGTTAAATGGCCATGCTGTGCGTGTGCCGCTGGCCAACGCCTCCATCACAGACTGTGTGTTTGAGATGCAGCGCCCGGTGACCGAGCAGGAGGTCAACGCCTTGTTTAAGGCGGCCGCGGCAGGTGAGCTGAAAGATATTCTTGGCTACGAGGAGCGTCCGTTGGTCTCTGTGGATTACAAGACAGATCCCCGCTCCAGCATAGTCGATGCCCTATCGACCATGGTGATCAACGGCACTCAGCTCAAGCTCTATGTCTGGTACGACAACGAGTGGGGCTATGCCAACCGCACCGCCGAGTTGGCGCGTATGGTCGGCCGCATGGATAAGGCCTAA